AAACTGTGCTGCTGCTGCAGGGGGCTCCAAAAGTTACCGTAGCCGTTATATTATTTGCTCCCACTAGTAAATCTGCAAAATTTATAACAGGATCTTTAACATTTTCATTGCTTGCATTTATACCCGGTCCGGCCCATAAATAAGAAACAGCTCCCAACACATCTACATCGAGCTGTATAGTTCCTGAGCCTACATTACAAACCGTTGCAGGTGTAGCAATACCATCTGCAGTTATAGTTGGAGCGGCAGCTACACCAATCTGTGCAGATTGGGTAATAATATTACCACAATCATCTTTTACTCTAAAAAAATAAATATTATCTGTTAATCCGCTAAAAGTATTGCCATTTTGATAAGGTCCGTAATTGGTACCGCCGTCTGTACTTAAAGCATATTGCAACACGTTGCCGGGCGGAGGTGAAATAGATGTCGCTGTAATAGTCAAAACACCATTTGTGGCACCACTTGCACAGACATATCCCCCAGTATTTGTTTTATCAACTATAATAGCATTATTTGCATCAAAGGTAACTGTTTGAGTAAAAAAGTTTTGTGTTCCTCCTTTTGAGCGAAGAGCAAATACGTAGGTACCGTATCCCAAACCATTAAAAGGCAATGAAGCTGTTGTACTAGCTAAATCTCTTGTTTGGCCGACACTTGATGGTCCTGAAATAATAACAACCTGATAAGAAGGCGGGTCATCAAAAGTACCATTCATTACATAATTAAAACCTCCACAAACAGGGGTTGTTGTATAATTTGCAGATAAAGTTGCCGCAAAACCAGCCACCGTAACATTTATACTTTTTGTACCACAAGGGGTTGTTATATCTAAGGTATAATTTCCTTTTGGCCAGTTTGCTGTAGGATCAGTAGCATTTACTTTTGGGAAATTGGCATAACCTCCACCATCTAACGGTACATTGCCTGAGTATCCAACAGGTACTAATGAATTGTTTGAGGATGTTACTGTAAAACCGATTACATCTCCGGTTTGAAATGGACTTACATTTACACTTAAAGTCCCATAACCAACCACATTCATATTACGCGCAGATGCATATTGAAACAAGGTAATGTTTGGTGCCGCAGGAATAGTTATATTTTGTGAAACAGGTAAACTAAAATCTCCTGTTGTATTTCCTTCTGCATCTGTGTAAGTAACATGATAAGTAGCACCTGTTGTAAAACCGGTGAAATTATTTACCGGAGCGGTAACTGTTTTTAAAACAACATCAGCACTATTGGCAATATTTGTAAAAGTAACGTTTATTGGTATACAAGCAAGCGATGAAGGTCCCATACGTACTAATCCACTATTTGCACAATTAGTAGCTGCAATTGTATTATATAATATCTGTACAGGAAATTCTTTCGTATTTCCACAATTATCTATTAATACGGCCTTCATGTTAGCAATATCTGCTATTACACCGTCTCTTGTGGCAATTGCAGGCAAACCAATTTTTGTTTGTGTCGAAGGATAACCAGCACCTCCAACATCACTAAACCCATCGGCATCTATATCTTTACCATATAATAGTCCCTGATATTTAATTTTCCAGGTAAAGTTAGCAGCATCAGCTGCAGAAAGTATTGTATTAGTGGCAACATATCTAAAGTTAGCCGAATTCGTAACATAAAGTCCTGCTCCACAATTGTATTCGGTCGAATAACCAGGATAAGCAATATACCCTAATTTAATATCATTTAGTCCTAAAGTAGGGTTAGTAATAGATGTTGCTCCCGTAATTGTCTGACCGCAGTCATCTGTCACACTAATAATATAACTATTAGCTGGCAGAGCGTTAAATGTAAATGAATTTGCCGTTATACTTCCACTGCTTTGCAAGATGGTACCAGGAGCCGCTTGTGTTGCAATAGTATAAGTAAATGGGGTTTTTCCTGCCGTTACTGTTGCTGTTAGAACTGCATTGCCGCCAACACAGCCAGCGACCTTTGTCGGCGTTGTTACTACCATCGGTGTATAACCATCGGTAACAGCAATAGTCGTACTGCTATAAACTGTTCCTCCCGTAGATGCTCTTGCATTAACAACATAACTACCAGTAATTAAACCTGTAAAAACAGGATCATTGGTAAATTGAGTGCCATCTCCAGGAACTGGAGCAACAACAACCCCAGATCGGAGCAATTGGTACTGAGGCGTTGACCCAAGTCCTGTACTAGAAGCATTTACAGAACCGCTAGAGATACATCCGGTATTACTAGCTGTACCGCTTACAGTCTGCGCAAACGCAATATTACCCATAAAATTCATAACGGGTAACATAATTAGCATTACTACTAAAGTAATTTTTGATTTCATAATTGTTCATTATTAATTAAACACTCTTAGTCTGAATACAATGCTCCTAAAAAATAGAATTATAATGCATTAAAAGAATTTGTTTGGTAATTAAATTTTCTTATTTAATTGATTTTCTTCCTTTTACGAAAGCGGATGCAAAAGTCTTGCTAGTTAAATTCTAATTCTGTCTCTAGAAATTTTAAAAGTTGTAGATTAAGACTTTTTTTTAAAAGTCGAGATTTAAAAAAATTGAAAACAGAACAATCACCAATAACCACTAAACAACTTAATAACAAATAGTTAACACAAAATCTTTAAAAAAAAAAGTTAAAAAATCAATTAAACATTGTGGGCATGGAAAAAGTTATACCATTAATCTGGCTTGTAGTAATGGCTTTTATTAATGAATATCGTTTGAAAATTCAATTAAATCTAAAAGCGTATTGGAACAGATAATAGTAAAAGTACTGAATTTCAATATATTAATTAAAATTATTTTAAAAAAACAGTAACAAATTATAAACAAGAATAATCTTCCACGCTTAATTTGAACTATCATTTTAAGCAATTATGATAAAAACAAAAAGAGAACTGGTATTATTTTGTCAATTTTAAATTTAAAAAAGAACAGACAACGATAGCGCAAACTTTTAATTTGCTATTTTAGTTTTGTCAATACTATTCCCGAAAGAATAAACCTTTATCAATTACCGCAAAGAGAACAAATGAATCTGGATTTTTATCAGCCGAAAAATGAAATTTTAAAAAAATATATTGAAGGGTATTACTTTATTTCAAAAGATAAAAATTCGGGCTCTGTAAAATATCTAACTTTCCCTAATAATTTCTGCATTCTAACTACCAATGAAGATATAGAGGTTGAAATACAAAATAACGAAGTCATCCTAAAGTCATCGCCAGATAAAAATATCATGACATGTGTAGTTTCACGTTATACCAAACCTATTAAAATTCATTACAAAGAACTTATAAATGAAGTTACGATTTACTTTAAACCATTAGGAATAGGTCAATTTTTATCAGATTCAAAAAGTATTTTTTCAGAAAGTACTATTTTGGATTTTACTTTTATGCCTGACTTTAATGCTAAAATGATTGAAATTTTCAATTTGGACAAAGACAGACAAAGTCAGGAGCTTGAAGATTATCTGCTTTCTAAATTACAAGTCAAAGATTTTTCTTTAATTGAAAAAATACTTGCCGATATTGAAACAGATGAAAAGATTGAAGAAATCGCTCTTAAACATCAAATGAGCAGGCAATATTTGAATAAGCTCTTCACAAAACATATTGGGAAATCACCTTCAGAGTACCGAAAAATTCATCGTTTTAGAAACTCAATCCTTAAGCAGAAGCAAAGCAAGAATTTTTCTGAGTTATCTCAGTACGATTTTTACGATCAATCTCATTTTATTCGAAACTTTAAAGAGCTTACAAACAGGAAACCACAAATATTTTTCAAAAATATAGATACAGAAAAAGAAAATATTTGGCTGTTTGTCTAAACAGTTTCCATTTGTACAATTCTGCGATTTTGGGATCATATACTTTTACCCAATACCAAATAATGTAAAACAAAAAAATCCCAAAAAATATGAACTGGCAAAAAATACATCTTTTTTTACACACCTTTTGCAGATACTTTCTAGCTACCATCATAATCTTATATGCTTACGGTAAAATATTAAAAACCCAATTTGTATCACAGCCAAGCGTATATGATATGCCAATTGGCTCTCTCGATGGTTTTCGTCTTACTTGGTATTATTATGGTTATTGCAATTGGTATCCAATGGTTATTGCCGTTACTCAGATTATAAGCTCGTTTCTACTCTTTTTTAGAAAAACGACAAGAATAGGGATTATTCTTTTCCTAACTTTTATGGTCAATATTCTTCTAACAGATTTTGCTTATGATATTAATGCAAAAGAAATTGCGATAACATTAACCCTAATGGCATTGTTTGTACTATTTTCTGATTATAAAGTTTTTCTAAAATATTTTTTGGAAGAACCTCCATTGTATCAAAACAGTGACAGACCTAAATGGATGAATAAGATTAGCGTAATAAAATTCGTCTATATTCCTGCTGTATTCATTGGTTTCTTTATTATGTTCAGTATTATGAAAACCAAATACATGTCACAAGACGATTTTTACGGAACTTGGGAAAATCTTCAAACTAAAGAAAGGCTACATTTTGAAATCATGAATAATTTTCAAATTAACAAAACAGATCGACTGGATAGCATTGTAAATGGAGAATACTCGTTTACCAAAGATTCTTTAACTTTAAAAACTAATGATAAATCACAAAATAAAACAAAAGACTATCTGAAAGGAAAATATATCTTGCACAAAGCGGATCTAATTATTACAACCAAAACTGAAAATCTAAAATTTGTAAGGATTAGGTAAATAGCTTCATAATCAAAGACCCTTTTGCAATCTCTTAATTAAGCAATTAGCAAGCGTAATTATATAACAGCGAGCAAATAGTTTTCATCTAATTTTATATTTCAATTAGACGAAAAAGCTATTTCGTTGCTAAATTACTTGCTATGCTTTTTTTAAATCAAAAAAATAGAATATCCAGTACACGAACATCTGATAAAAAATATATCTTAAAAAGTAGTTCTAGCAGAACAAACGAAAAGCGCATCTTGTCTAAAAAAGCAATTTGAGTAACTCACCGCAGTAAAATGCGCTTTTACGCACTTTAATATTTAGGATATGAAGAATGAAGGAAAATATACCAATGATCTAAAAGGAAAAACAGTTGTTATAACGGGTGCAAGCAGTGGTGTTGGCCGTGCAGCCGCAGAAGCTTTTGCTCATGAAGGATGCAATTTAGTTCTAGCAGCCAGAGGTTGGAAAGGTATTAATGAAGTTGTAGAATTTTGCCGAGCATTAAATGTTCCTGTTGTGGGTGTTTCGGCAGATACTTCTATAGCCAAAGATGTAGAGAAAGTTGCCACAGAAGCCCTCGCTATGAGCGGTAAAATCGATATCTGGATCAATAATGCCGGAGTGATGGCAAGTGGAAAATTTGAAGAAATTCCGTTAGAAATTCATCAGCAGGTTATAAAAACCAATTTATTTGGATATATGCATGGAGCTTATAACGCAATCAAAATTTTTAAAAATCAAAATCACGGTATTTTAATTAATAATATATCAATTGGTGGTTTTATGCCCGCGCCTTACAGTGCTGTATATTCTGCATCAAAATTTGGTATTAAAGGTATGATGGAATGTTTGCAGGGAGAAATTTCTAATCGCAGACATATTCATGTTTGCAATCTCTATCCTCAATTACAAAATTCTACAGGAAATCTTCACTCTGCTAAGTATTCGGGTTTTGAAATCAAAATTCCTTTTATTGCTTCTGATCCCCGCGAAACTGCGGCTAAAATGGTTTATTTGGCAAAACATCCTAAAAAAGATTTGTTTCCTGATTTTAAAGCAGCCGCAATTACTACTACCTATAAATTGTTTCCAAAATTAATTAGTAATACAGCATCGACAGCACTTCGTCTAAAAATGAAACTCAACCAAAATAAGGAAAACAATCCTGGAAATGTGCTTACCAATTCGAAAGAGCCATTACGAGTTTACGGGAAACTGCCTTCAAAAACAGATTCTAATTTTGCTAAAACTGCAATTATGGGATTAGGCATCGCAGCCGCTTTATTTTTAGTTCTTAAAAAATCTTCTTAAAGGATACTATTAAAAAAAATTGCCTGAATCATTATTTTTATATAATTTTGTATCGATCGTTACAAAATAAAATCAAATGAGAGGCAGACCCACAATCTATGAAGATTCTAATATCATAAAAAAGGCTCAGGAAGTTTTTTGGCAAAAAGGCTACAGTGCAACCTCTTTAAGCGATTTGCAAAAAGCAACTGGAGCTGGAGCCGGGAGTTTCTACAATACTTTTAAAGGCGGAAAAAAAGAAGTTTTTAAAAAAGCTATTGAAGAACGCAGATTAGCTTTTGATGCTTTTAAAAATCAACTTGCTAAAAGTGATTCGCCTTTAGAATTAATTAAAGATTTTTTTAGAAGTATAGCAGAAGCTGACGCAGATGAACATCTGAAGGGATGTATTATCGCCAATACAATCGTCGAAATGGCTTATATAGATGAAGATCTGGAAGCAAATGCTGTACAGATTTTAAAAGAAGTCGAACAGATGTTTACAGCAACCATAAAAA
The Flavobacterium humidisoli DNA segment above includes these coding regions:
- a CDS encoding helix-turn-helix domain-containing protein, which encodes MNLDFYQPKNEILKKYIEGYYFISKDKNSGSVKYLTFPNNFCILTTNEDIEVEIQNNEVILKSSPDKNIMTCVVSRYTKPIKIHYKELINEVTIYFKPLGIGQFLSDSKSIFSESTILDFTFMPDFNAKMIEIFNLDKDRQSQELEDYLLSKLQVKDFSLIEKILADIETDEKIEEIALKHQMSRQYLNKLFTKHIGKSPSEYRKIHRFRNSILKQKQSKNFSELSQYDFYDQSHFIRNFKELTNRKPQIFFKNIDTEKENIWLFV
- a CDS encoding TetR/AcrR family transcriptional regulator, with the protein product MRGRPTIYEDSNIIKKAQEVFWQKGYSATSLSDLQKATGAGAGSFYNTFKGGKKEVFKKAIEERRLAFDAFKNQLAKSDSPLELIKDFFRSIAEADADEHLKGCIIANTIVEMAYIDEDLEANAVQILKEVEQMFTATIKTEQIKGNIKSKTAPEILGKYLITFWCGLNTLRRMYPDKKILKDQIEMQLAVIS
- a CDS encoding SDR family NAD(P)-dependent oxidoreductase → MKNEGKYTNDLKGKTVVITGASSGVGRAAAEAFAHEGCNLVLAARGWKGINEVVEFCRALNVPVVGVSADTSIAKDVEKVATEALAMSGKIDIWINNAGVMASGKFEEIPLEIHQQVIKTNLFGYMHGAYNAIKIFKNQNHGILINNISIGGFMPAPYSAVYSASKFGIKGMMECLQGEISNRRHIHVCNLYPQLQNSTGNLHSAKYSGFEIKIPFIASDPRETAAKMVYLAKHPKKDLFPDFKAAAITTTYKLFPKLISNTASTALRLKMKLNQNKENNPGNVLTNSKEPLRVYGKLPSKTDSNFAKTAIMGLGIAAALFLVLKKSS